A window of the Virgibacillus pantothenticus genome harbors these coding sequences:
- a CDS encoding HD-GYP domain-containing protein has protein sequence MWVKSNELSPGCVLLRDVKGKSQRPLIPKNTVITEEHITVLHKFLIETVDVSPKKASGEAWRNDNKKTEQSAQSAQPATSFERHYHYIVHQYKKMFVKWQNGAGVDITEVRALFLPILEKMEEVNKFVFKLHQYAKKEDYLYHHHIAMAILAAYVAYKSGYPKGEWLQIGLGALLSDCGMARISPEIIHNKSTLSEAEMEEIKKHPTYSYRLTKNLPILKLEIKQAIIQHHERLDGSGYPLGLTEGKINRYARIIAVCDTYHAMTSERWYQQKQSPFQVIEVLQKEQFSKLDPETIQSFIQIMTHFSIGTRVRLSNQKLAEIVFTDHHKPTRPMVRLDENKQIIALDNHPQLFIEELL, from the coding sequence GTGTGGGTGAAATCCAATGAATTGTCACCAGGTTGTGTCTTGCTTCGGGATGTAAAGGGAAAATCACAACGTCCATTAATTCCTAAAAATACAGTGATTACGGAGGAACACATTACGGTCCTGCATAAATTTTTAATTGAAACAGTAGATGTTTCTCCGAAAAAGGCTAGTGGTGAAGCATGGCGTAATGATAATAAGAAAACAGAACAATCAGCACAATCAGCACAACCTGCCACTTCTTTTGAAAGGCATTATCATTATATTGTGCACCAATATAAAAAAATGTTTGTTAAATGGCAGAACGGAGCCGGGGTTGATATTACAGAGGTACGGGCTTTATTTTTACCAATATTAGAAAAAATGGAAGAAGTTAATAAGTTTGTATTTAAGTTACATCAATATGCTAAAAAAGAAGATTATTTATATCATCACCATATAGCGATGGCTATTTTAGCAGCGTATGTAGCATATAAATCAGGCTATCCAAAAGGAGAATGGCTGCAAATAGGCCTAGGAGCTTTGTTAAGTGATTGTGGAATGGCTCGTATTTCTCCAGAAATAATTCATAATAAATCAACGTTAAGTGAAGCAGAAATGGAAGAAATAAAAAAGCATCCAACGTACTCCTACCGATTAACAAAAAACCTACCAATTTTGAAATTAGAAATAAAGCAGGCTATTATACAGCATCATGAACGACTTGATGGTAGTGGTTATCCATTAGGGTTAACAGAAGGAAAAATCAATCGTTATGCACGTATTATTGCTGTTTGTGACACGTATCATGCAATGACAAGCGAACGATGGTACCAGCAAAAGCAATCCCCATTTCAAGTGATAGAAGTACTGCAAAAAGAACAATTCAGCAAACTTGATCCAGAAACCATTCAATCATTTATCCAAATCATGACTCATTTTTCCATTGGAACAAGGGTAAGGCTATCCAATCAAAAATTAGCAGAAATCGTATTTACCGATCACCATAAACCGACGCGTCCCATGGTTCGTCTGGATGAAAATAAGCAGATTATTGCTTTAGACAATCATCCACAGCTGTTTATTGAAGAATTATTGTAA
- a CDS encoding YaaC family protein, which produces MSIEEIFLRYLQSQQTAQSYLHHCYVQHNVADAEMKSYENCNAFLYYMDHGNRFYKQGGQSEPFMQPILYFYGMVHLIKACLLTRRPEYPESTNLLAHGVTARKKKKKNYRFLHDEVKIQHNGLFPYFSEHLYQQRIPFEKRSMQGLLALIPEMQALFQLDYHPHLVAVGSLSSPLFEFPISLLDNYHLTETAFIRRIRTYLPPIKYIDSDQQMIRMEVEHPITEPHGPFFMHQQTKQLFFPINREDYLPIHEVMVHYLVLYNLSMLCRYETEWWGDLFVNKPDIDFPYIKQFLQVTAYKIPYLLTAELYKQKHS; this is translated from the coding sequence ATGAGTATAGAGGAGATTTTTTTAAGATATTTACAATCACAGCAGACCGCCCAATCCTATTTGCACCATTGCTATGTGCAACACAATGTGGCAGATGCGGAAATGAAGAGTTATGAAAATTGTAATGCCTTTCTCTATTACATGGATCACGGGAACCGTTTTTATAAGCAAGGGGGGCAGTCTGAACCATTCATGCAACCTATTCTATATTTTTATGGAATGGTTCATCTCATTAAGGCTTGCTTATTGACAAGACGACCTGAATACCCAGAATCCACCAACCTGCTGGCTCATGGCGTGACAGCAAGGAAAAAGAAGAAAAAGAATTACCGTTTTCTGCATGATGAAGTAAAAATACAGCATAATGGGCTATTCCCATATTTTTCAGAGCACTTATACCAGCAACGTATTCCTTTTGAAAAACGCAGCATGCAAGGGTTGCTGGCACTTATTCCAGAAATGCAAGCTCTTTTTCAATTGGATTACCACCCACATTTAGTTGCGGTAGGAAGTCTTTCATCGCCGCTGTTTGAATTTCCAATCAGTCTGTTGGATAACTACCATCTAACAGAAACTGCTTTTATTCGGCGCATTCGGACTTATTTGCCGCCGATTAAATATATAGACTCAGATCAGCAAATGATTCGAATGGAGGTAGAGCATCCTATTACGGAACCGCATGGTCCTTTTTTTATGCATCAGCAAACAAAACAATTATTTTTCCCTATCAATCGGGAAGACTATTTACCGATTCATGAAGTGATGGTTCACTATTTGGTGCTTTACAATTTAAGTATGCTTTGTCGTTATGAAACAGAATGGTGGGGCGATCTCTTTGTCAATAAACCGGATATCGATTTTCCATATATTAAGCAATTTTTACAAGTAACGGCTTATAAAATTCCTTATTTATTGACAGCTGAATTATATAAGCAAAAGCATAGTTAA
- the guaB gene encoding IMP dehydrogenase — translation MREDKFAKEGITFDDVLLVPAKSEVLPKDVDVSTKLTDKIKLHTPLMSAGMDTVTEASLAIAMARQGGIGIIHKNMSIEEQAEQVDRVKRSESGVITNPFFLTPEHQVYDAEHLMGKFRISGVPIVNNVEEQKLVGILTNRDLRFIQDYSIAISDVMTSEQLVTAPVGTTLEEAEKILQQYKIEKLPLVDGNGILKGLITIKDIEKVIEFPNAAKDVQGRLLAGAAVGVTGDAMKRIEKLVEAGVDVIVIDTAHGHSSGVIEQVKAVRKMYPDLDIIAGNVATAAATEALIEAGASIIKVGIGPGSICTTRVVAGVGVPQITAVYDCAKAAAAYGVPVIADGGIKYSGDIVKALAAGAHAVMLGSMFAGVTESPGETEIFQGRQYKVYRGMGSVGAMKAGSKDRYFQEDSEVKKLVPEGIEGRVAYKGPLADTIHQLVGGLRSGMGYCGTPTIEKLRQDAQFVRITNAGLRESHPHDVHITKEAPNYIV, via the coding sequence ATGCGTGAAGATAAGTTTGCTAAAGAAGGTATAACATTTGATGATGTGTTATTGGTGCCTGCCAAGTCCGAAGTATTACCAAAGGATGTGGACGTAAGCACAAAACTAACGGATAAAATCAAATTGCACACACCACTAATGAGCGCAGGAATGGACACGGTGACAGAGGCAAGCTTAGCCATTGCGATGGCTCGTCAAGGCGGTATCGGGATCATTCATAAAAATATGTCCATTGAAGAACAGGCTGAACAGGTGGATCGCGTGAAACGTTCTGAAAGCGGCGTTATTACAAATCCATTCTTTTTGACCCCAGAACATCAAGTATATGACGCAGAACATCTGATGGGGAAATTTCGCATCTCTGGAGTGCCAATTGTAAATAATGTTGAAGAACAGAAGTTGGTAGGTATTTTAACGAATCGTGATCTCCGTTTTATCCAAGATTATTCAATAGCTATTTCCGATGTTATGACAAGTGAACAGCTTGTGACTGCTCCAGTTGGTACCACTTTAGAGGAAGCGGAAAAAATTCTGCAACAATATAAGATTGAAAAGCTTCCACTAGTAGATGGTAACGGCATATTAAAAGGCCTTATTACTATTAAAGATATTGAAAAAGTAATTGAATTTCCTAATGCTGCAAAGGATGTACAAGGAAGGTTATTAGCAGGAGCTGCAGTAGGTGTTACTGGAGACGCAATGAAACGGATTGAAAAGCTTGTTGAAGCAGGTGTAGACGTAATTGTGATTGACACCGCCCATGGGCATTCTAGTGGGGTGATTGAACAAGTGAAAGCAGTAAGAAAAATGTATCCAGATTTGGATATTATTGCTGGAAATGTGGCAACAGCGGCAGCAACAGAAGCCTTAATTGAAGCTGGAGCATCCATTATTAAAGTAGGAATTGGTCCAGGGTCGATTTGTACGACAAGAGTTGTAGCAGGTGTCGGTGTTCCACAAATTACTGCCGTTTATGATTGTGCAAAAGCTGCAGCAGCATATGGTGTACCTGTTATTGCAGATGGAGGCATTAAATACTCAGGTGACATTGTAAAAGCTTTAGCAGCAGGAGCACATGCTGTTATGCTTGGAAGTATGTTTGCAGGGGTTACCGAAAGCCCTGGAGAAACAGAAATTTTCCAGGGTAGACAATACAAGGTCTATCGTGGAATGGGATCTGTAGGTGCGATGAAAGCAGGCTCTAAGGATCGTTATTTCCAAGAGGATTCAGAAGTTAAAAAGCTCGTCCCTGAGGGAATTGAGGGTCGAGTAGCTTATAAAGGACCGTTAGCAGATACCATCCATCAATTAGTCGGTGGTCTTCGTTCTGGAATGGGGTATTGCGGTACGCCGACTATTGAAAAATTACGCCAGGATGCACAATTTGTTCGAATTACAAATGCCGGTTTAAGGGAAAGTCATCCACATGATGTACACATTACCAAAGAAGCACCAAATTATATTGTATAA
- a CDS encoding serine hydrolase, giving the protein MKHVIQKSFFIFLAVVVMAFSIAVQPLSIQAAEVDLEAESAILVDANTGKILFAKNADKLFPPASMTKMMTEYLVWEAVEKGQISWDTTTQISDYPYSISADSNFSGIGLKQAKEYKVKDLYHAMAIYSDNAASIALAELIAGSEGEFVKLMNKKGEEMGLKDFEFVNSTGIENKSLGDNHPKGTDPNGVNYLSAKSAALLAYHLIHDYPKALEISSKPTVEFDGQELRNINWMLPHDKANFKKFYYEGVDGLKTGYTDLAGYTFTGTAKKGDRRLISVVMKTESEPKRFEQTARLLDYGFQKFEDTEIFPAGYQLEDKATLPVAKGKKDDVRISIAESVTLPIKPDEKDSYEIEYTIDKDKLNKDGELTAPVKKGEKIGTAQITYKGENDYGYITKDSNSTVDIVTDSAVEKSNWFMLTMSAIGDFFADLFHTVVDWIKGLF; this is encoded by the coding sequence TTGAAACATGTTATTCAAAAAAGTTTCTTCATTTTTCTGGCAGTTGTTGTAATGGCGTTTTCCATAGCAGTACAGCCATTATCAATCCAAGCTGCAGAAGTAGATCTTGAAGCAGAATCTGCTATCTTGGTAGATGCAAATACAGGGAAAATTCTATTTGCTAAAAATGCAGATAAATTGTTTCCTCCAGCTAGTATGACCAAAATGATGACAGAGTATTTAGTATGGGAAGCTGTTGAAAAAGGTCAAATCAGCTGGGATACAACAACACAAATTAGCGACTACCCATACAGCATTTCGGCAGATTCAAATTTCTCCGGAATTGGATTAAAGCAAGCGAAGGAGTATAAAGTAAAAGATCTCTATCATGCTATGGCGATTTACTCGGATAATGCAGCTTCCATTGCTCTTGCTGAGCTTATTGCAGGTTCAGAAGGAGAATTCGTCAAATTAATGAATAAAAAGGGCGAAGAGATGGGACTCAAGGATTTTGAATTTGTCAATTCAACTGGAATTGAAAATAAATCGTTAGGAGACAATCATCCAAAAGGGACAGACCCAAATGGTGTAAATTACCTTTCTGCAAAATCCGCTGCTTTACTAGCCTACCATCTTATTCATGATTATCCAAAGGCGTTGGAAATTTCAAGCAAGCCGACTGTGGAATTTGATGGACAGGAGCTTCGTAATATAAATTGGATGCTGCCGCATGACAAGGCTAATTTTAAGAAGTTCTATTACGAAGGCGTAGATGGTTTAAAAACAGGTTATACAGATTTAGCAGGGTATACTTTTACAGGAACTGCCAAAAAGGGAGATCGTCGCTTAATATCTGTTGTGATGAAAACAGAAAGTGAACCAAAGCGCTTTGAACAAACTGCTAGATTATTAGATTATGGTTTTCAAAAATTTGAAGACACGGAAATTTTCCCTGCTGGATATCAACTGGAAGATAAAGCCACTCTTCCAGTAGCAAAAGGAAAAAAAGATGATGTGCGTATATCAATCGCAGAATCTGTAACTTTACCGATTAAACCAGATGAGAAAGATTCATATGAAATAGAATATACGATTGATAAAGACAAATTGAATAAAGATGGTGAATTAACCGCTCCTGTTAAAAAAGGTGAAAAAATCGGCACGGCGCAAATTACTTATAAAGGTGAAAATGACTATGGATATATCACCAAAGATAGTAATAGCACAGTAGATATCGTAACCGATAGCGCTGTAGAGAAATCCAATTGGTTTATGTTAACAATGAGTGCAATAGGTGATTTCTTTGCTGATCTATTCCATACAGTGGTAGACTGGATTAAAGGTTTATTCTAA
- the pdxS gene encoding pyridoxal 5'-phosphate synthase lyase subunit PdxS: protein MSNIGTDRVKRGMAEMQKGGVIMDVVNAEQAKIAEEAGAVAVMALERVPSDIRAAGGVARMADPTITEEVLGAVSIPVMAKARIGHITEARVLEAMGVDYIDESEVLTPADDIYHINKSDFTVPFVCGCRNLGEAARRIGEGASMLRTKGEPGTGNIVEAVRHMRQVQSEIRMLTAMSRDEVMTYAKEIGAPFELLLEIREEGRLPVVNFAAGGIATPSDAALMMELGADGVFVGSGIFKSANPAKFAKAIVEATTHYQDYKLIAELSKDLGEAMKGLDMGTIEAHDRMQDRSE from the coding sequence TTGTCAAATATAGGAACAGATCGTGTAAAACGCGGCATGGCAGAAATGCAAAAGGGCGGCGTCATTATGGATGTTGTCAACGCAGAGCAGGCAAAAATTGCTGAGGAAGCAGGAGCAGTAGCCGTTATGGCGCTTGAACGTGTGCCTTCCGATATTCGGGCAGCCGGTGGGGTCGCTCGAATGGCAGATCCGACTATTACAGAGGAAGTACTTGGAGCAGTATCCATTCCAGTAATGGCAAAGGCACGGATTGGGCACATTACGGAAGCTCGCGTGCTAGAAGCAATGGGTGTGGACTATATTGATGAAAGTGAAGTCTTAACCCCTGCTGATGATATTTATCATATTAATAAATCAGATTTTACAGTTCCGTTTGTTTGTGGATGCCGAAATCTTGGTGAAGCTGCCCGTCGTATAGGAGAAGGCGCTTCTATGCTAAGAACTAAGGGAGAACCTGGTACTGGGAACATTGTAGAAGCTGTACGCCATATGCGTCAGGTACAATCGGAAATTCGTATGTTGACAGCAATGTCTCGTGATGAGGTCATGACATATGCAAAGGAAATCGGTGCGCCATTTGAATTATTGCTCGAGATTCGTGAAGAAGGCCGACTACCTGTTGTTAACTTTGCAGCAGGAGGTATTGCTACTCCGAGTGATGCAGCACTTATGATGGAATTAGGAGCTGATGGTGTATTCGTAGGCTCTGGTATATTTAAATCAGCAAACCCAGCTAAATTTGCAAAAGCCATTGTTGAAGCAACAACACATTATCAAGATTATAAATTAATCGCAGAATTATCCAAAGATCTTGGAGAGGCGATGAAGGGTCTTGATATGGGAACGATTGAGGCTCATGATCGGATGCAAGATCGCAGCGAGTAA
- the pdxT gene encoding pyridoxal 5'-phosphate synthase glutaminase subunit PdxT, with product MTTIGVLALQGAVREHIRSIRACDAQAIEIKRKEQLAEIDGLILPGGESTTIRRLMDSYGFFTAIQDFARQGKPIFGTCAGMIIMAKLIQGQAKAHLGLIDMTVARNAFGRQVASFEAEINVAGIADDFRAVFIRAPYVVEVGDDVEILAAYKEHIVAVRQGPFIATAFHPELTDDHRLISYFMDMVAQAK from the coding sequence ATGACAACGATTGGTGTACTGGCATTGCAAGGAGCAGTTCGCGAGCATATTCGATCTATTCGAGCATGTGATGCTCAGGCAATAGAGATAAAAAGAAAAGAACAGTTAGCGGAAATAGATGGTTTAATTTTGCCAGGTGGTGAAAGCACGACCATTAGACGGTTAATGGATAGCTATGGGTTTTTCACGGCCATTCAAGATTTTGCACGTCAAGGTAAACCAATCTTTGGCACATGTGCTGGAATGATTATCATGGCCAAATTGATTCAGGGACAAGCAAAAGCGCATCTTGGTCTCATTGATATGACAGTTGCCCGGAATGCATTTGGACGTCAAGTGGCAAGTTTTGAGGCAGAAATCAACGTGGCTGGTATTGCGGACGACTTCCGTGCAGTGTTTATTCGTGCTCCATATGTGGTGGAAGTAGGGGACGACGTGGAAATTCTTGCTGCGTATAAAGAACATATTGTCGCTGTTCGTCAAGGACCATTTATAGCTACAGCCTTTCACCCAGAATTAACGGATGACCATCGGTTAATTTCCTATTTTATGGATATGGTAGCTCAAGCCAAATAA
- the serS gene encoding serine--tRNA ligase codes for MLDMKFLRHHFQEVKQKLQHRGEDLSELDHFGELDEKRRQLISETEQLKAKRNEVSKQISVLKREKKDAEPAIKEMREVGDKIAVLDSELKQINEQLEQIMLSIPNIPHESVPVGEDEEDNIEVRTWGEKAAFTYEPKPHWDIATDLDIVDFERAGKVTGSRFVFYKGLGARLERALWNLMMDVHVDEHGYEEMLPPQIVNRTSMTGTGQLPKFAEDAFKLEEWDYYLAPTAEVPVTNYYRDDILKVDDLPKKFAAFSSCFRSEAGSAGRDTRGLIRQHQFNKVELVHFVKPEESYETLEKLTNHAEKILQLLELPYRVMSMCTGDLGFTAAKKYDIEVWIPSQHTYREISSCSNFEDFQARRANIRFRREPKAKPEFVHTLNGSGLAVGRTVAAILENYQQEDGTIVIPTALHPYMGGKEVIQ; via the coding sequence ATGCTGGATATGAAATTTTTACGTCATCATTTTCAAGAAGTAAAGCAAAAGTTACAACATCGTGGTGAGGATTTATCAGAACTGGATCACTTTGGTGAATTGGATGAAAAACGTCGTCAGCTGATTTCAGAAACAGAACAATTAAAGGCAAAGCGAAACGAAGTATCGAAGCAGATTTCTGTGTTGAAGCGAGAGAAGAAAGACGCAGAGCCAGCCATTAAGGAAATGCGTGAAGTAGGCGATAAAATTGCTGTTTTAGATAGTGAATTAAAACAAATTAATGAACAGCTGGAGCAAATCATGCTATCCATCCCTAATATTCCTCATGAAAGTGTCCCAGTTGGGGAAGATGAAGAGGATAATATAGAGGTTCGAACTTGGGGAGAGAAGGCGGCATTTACCTATGAGCCAAAGCCTCATTGGGATATAGCAACAGATTTGGATATTGTTGATTTTGAACGGGCAGGAAAAGTAACTGGAAGCCGGTTCGTATTTTATAAGGGACTTGGTGCAAGGTTAGAGCGTGCATTATGGAATCTGATGATGGATGTACATGTCGATGAACATGGCTATGAAGAAATGCTACCTCCACAAATTGTGAACCGTACTAGTATGACAGGAACAGGGCAACTACCTAAATTTGCTGAAGATGCATTTAAGCTAGAAGAATGGGATTATTATTTAGCTCCGACTGCAGAAGTACCAGTAACGAATTATTATCGTGATGATATTTTAAAGGTAGATGATTTACCGAAAAAATTCGCTGCCTTTAGTAGCTGCTTTCGTTCTGAGGCAGGATCTGCGGGAAGAGATACAAGAGGTCTTATCCGTCAGCATCAATTTAATAAAGTCGAGCTTGTCCATTTTGTAAAACCTGAAGAATCGTATGAAACATTAGAAAAGTTAACGAATCACGCAGAGAAGATATTACAATTATTAGAGCTTCCATATCGTGTGATGAGTATGTGTACAGGGGATTTAGGTTTCACAGCAGCCAAGAAATATGATATTGAAGTCTGGATTCCGAGTCAGCATACGTATCGTGAGATTTCTTCTTGCTCTAATTTTGAAGACTTCCAGGCAAGACGTGCCAATATTCGTTTCCGTAGAGAACCAAAAGCAAAACCGGAATTTGTCCATACGTTAAATGGATCTGGCTTAGCCGTTGGCCGTACAGTTGCCGCTATTTTAGAAAATTATCAGCAAGAGGATGGAACGATTGTTATTCCAACTGCATTACATCCTTATATGGGTGGGAAAGAAGTCATTCAATAA
- a CDS encoding amphi-Trp domain-containing protein — translation MANRNRTNVLVKYKKKMERDQAAVMLQTIATKLKEEGSFTLHQGEQSQIVQPAESVTVEIELEERNGKYEFEFELEWHEGAEKAPLKIE, via the coding sequence ATGGCTAATAGAAACAGAACGAACGTGCTGGTGAAGTATAAGAAAAAAATGGAAAGAGACCAGGCAGCAGTGATGCTCCAAACCATTGCGACAAAATTAAAAGAAGAAGGTTCTTTTACGCTTCACCAAGGTGAACAGTCACAAATCGTACAGCCAGCAGAATCTGTCACAGTGGAAATCGAACTCGAAGAAAGAAATGGAAAATACGAATTTGAATTTGAACTGGAATGGCATGAAGGAGCAGAAAAAGCCCCATTAAAAATAGAATAA
- a CDS encoding DMT family transporter, whose product MAWLYVLFAAIVEVFWVIGLRYSQTFWEWIGTIIMIIFSFYFVIKACEKLPSGTVYAVFTGSGAAAIVLIDFIVFGADFSITKLIFIGLIIIGVVGIKITTDEKQEKFKTPSDGGD is encoded by the coding sequence ATGGCATGGTTATATGTTCTCTTCGCTGCTATTGTTGAAGTGTTTTGGGTGATTGGTTTAAGATATTCGCAAACATTTTGGGAATGGATTGGTACGATCATAATGATTATTTTCAGCTTCTACTTTGTGATTAAAGCATGCGAAAAATTACCTTCTGGCACTGTCTATGCTGTTTTTACAGGTTCTGGAGCTGCTGCTATTGTATTGATTGACTTTATTGTTTTTGGAGCAGATTTTTCGATTACAAAACTAATTTTTATCGGCTTAATTATTATTGGAGTAGTGGGGATTAAAATAACGACAGACGAGAAACAAGAAAAGTTTAAAACCCCTTCAGACGGAGGAGATTAA
- a CDS encoding DMT family transporter — MAWVYLIIASLGEIFGVMSINFYNQKKSIGRLFAVVITFGFGFYFLSLAMKEIPLGTAYAIWTGLGAAGAVLMGILFFKESAGWKRMLFLSFIIAGAVGLKAIE; from the coding sequence TTGGCATGGGTGTATCTTATTATTGCAAGCCTTGGAGAAATTTTTGGTGTCATGAGCATAAATTTTTATAATCAGAAAAAAAGCATTGGGCGACTATTTGCTGTTGTTATCACTTTTGGATTCGGATTTTATTTTTTGTCATTAGCAATGAAGGAAATTCCACTAGGAACGGCATATGCCATTTGGACAGGATTAGGGGCAGCTGGTGCTGTCTTAATGGGCATCCTCTTTTTTAAAGAGTCGGCAGGGTGGAAACGTATGTTATTTCTAAGTTTTATCATTGCGGGGGCGGTAGGTTTAAAAGCGATTGAATAA
- a CDS encoding methionine ABC transporter ATP-binding protein translates to MITFDHVTKVYEGKDRPVKALDDVDLQVEKGEIYGVIGFSGAGKSSLIRCVNLLERPTSGKVMVDGNDLLSLSAKELREAKRDIGMIFQHFNLLNSKTVYTNVAMPLLVAKVAKEEVKKRVMDLLTFVGLEDKANSYPEQLSGGQKQRVGIARALATKPKVLLCDEATSALDPETTKAILQLLKQVNQEYGVTILMITHEMNAIREICDKVAVLDKGKIVEAGSVFDVFSKPKTAVTAKFVRSVMHDTIPDSVYSLLNNQTAGRHIYRIVFVGNSAGKPLLSQIAKTYAVDVNILFGNITELQGVPLGNLIVQFSGDEKEIKRAMMYIHQQKITVKEVLANVS, encoded by the coding sequence ATGATTACATTTGATCATGTAACAAAAGTGTATGAAGGAAAAGATCGGCCAGTCAAAGCGCTAGATGACGTCGATTTACAGGTGGAAAAAGGAGAAATCTACGGTGTTATCGGATTTAGTGGTGCAGGAAAAAGCTCCCTTATTCGTTGTGTGAATCTATTAGAGCGACCTACTTCTGGTAAAGTGATGGTTGATGGAAACGACTTATTAAGTCTTTCCGCTAAAGAATTGCGTGAAGCTAAGCGAGATATTGGGATGATTTTTCAGCATTTTAATCTTTTAAATTCTAAAACGGTGTATACAAATGTCGCGATGCCCCTATTGGTAGCAAAAGTGGCGAAGGAGGAAGTAAAGAAACGTGTCATGGATTTACTCACTTTTGTTGGTTTAGAAGATAAAGCAAATAGTTATCCAGAGCAACTGTCGGGAGGACAAAAACAACGGGTTGGAATTGCGCGTGCCTTAGCAACGAAGCCAAAAGTACTTTTATGCGATGAGGCGACATCAGCACTTGATCCAGAAACAACAAAAGCTATTTTACAGTTGTTGAAGCAAGTGAATCAAGAATATGGAGTAACGATTTTGATGATTACCCATGAAATGAATGCGATTCGAGAGATTTGCGATAAAGTTGCTGTCTTAGACAAAGGAAAAATCGTGGAAGCAGGAAGTGTGTTTGATGTGTTTTCTAAACCGAAAACAGCAGTAACTGCTAAGTTTGTCCGTTCGGTAATGCATGATACGATACCTGATTCAGTCTATTCATTGCTTAACAATCAGACAGCAGGCAGACATATCTATCGGATTGTATTTGTCGGAAATAGCGCTGGGAAACCTTTATTATCGCAAATCGCTAAAACGTATGCAGTGGACGTCAATATTTTATTTGGCAATATAACAGAATTACAAGGTGTTCCTTTAGGCAATTTAATTGTTCAATTTTCAGGGGATGAGAAAGAAATAAAGCGGGCTATGATGTATATTCATCAACAAAAGATTACGGTAAAGGAAGTGTTGGCAAATGTTAGTTGA
- a CDS encoding methionine ABC transporter permease → MLVDQQQIVQALWETIVMVGVSLLFSFLIGLVLGVLLVVTRKGHLWENKVVFTILNAGINIFRSIPFIILMVAVIPFTRLVVGTSIGTAAAIVPMILFAGPYIARLIENSLLEVDPGVMEAAQAMGATPWQIMIRFLLPEALSSLLLGITIATIGLVGASAMAGAVGGGGLGDLAITYGYQRFDTVVMFLTVGILIIMVQGLQSIGNYLSKRVRRR, encoded by the coding sequence ATGTTAGTTGACCAGCAACAAATAGTACAGGCGCTTTGGGAAACAATTGTCATGGTCGGTGTGTCATTGCTATTTTCATTTCTTATCGGGCTTGTATTAGGTGTTTTATTAGTAGTAACGAGAAAAGGTCATTTATGGGAAAACAAAGTTGTTTTCACCATCTTGAATGCAGGGATTAATATCTTTCGTTCCATTCCATTTATTATTTTGATGGTTGCTGTCATCCCATTTACAAGACTTGTTGTCGGAACATCCATCGGGACAGCGGCAGCAATTGTACCAATGATTCTATTTGCTGGTCCTTATATTGCGCGATTAATTGAAAATTCATTGCTTGAAGTTGATCCGGGAGTTATGGAAGCAGCACAGGCAATGGGAGCTACACCATGGCAGATTATGATACGTTTTCTTCTGCCAGAAGCATTAAGTTCTTTGCTACTAGGAATTACTATAGCAACCATTGGTTTAGTAGGCGCATCGGCAATGGCTGGAGCAGTCGGTGGTGGAGGTCTCGGCGATTTAGCGATTACATATGGCTACCAGCGATTTGACACGGTTGTTATGTTCCTTACTGTAGGCATTCTTATCATAATGGTGCAAGGATTACAATCAATCGGAAATTATCTTTCCAAACGAGTGAGAAGAAGATAA